A segment of the Flavobacterium azooxidireducens genome:
TGTGAGCCGAAACACTTTCGTACTCAAAAATATTAAAAATGCTTTTTAAGTTATAACGAATCACATCATCCAACAAAATGATATATTGTTTTTCGCCATTGGAAGGCAGTACAACAAATCGGTTAACTGTTTTTGGAATTTCTACAACCGCATAGCGAATGTCTTTTTTAGCTTTTTTGAATCCTAAGAAAGATGATTTTTCTTCAGATTCGTTTTTCATGACTAGTTTAACGGCTAAATAACCCGAAGTGTCTCGCAACAACGGAAATTCTGCCAAGTCATTTAAGATAATTGTTACTAAAGCCGGACTTACTTTTTGGATAAAAAAATCGCGGATATAGTTTTCTTGTTCTTTGGAAATTTCTTTTTCGTTGATGATAAAAACGCCTTCTTTTTCGAGTTCTTTTTCGATAATATTCAGAATGCGTAAACTTTCCGATTGTTGTTTAATCACAACGTCGGTAATATCTTTTAGCAATTGTTGAGACGAAATTCCACCAAAATATTTCTCTCCGGTTTGTCCGGAAAGCGATAATCGTCTGATTGCCGCAAAGCGAACACGGAAAAATTCATCTAAATTATTCGAAAAAATTCCTAAAAAGCGTAATCTATCTAGTAATGGAACAGTTGGATCTGCGGCTTCTTGAAGCACTCTTGCATTAAAACATAACCAACTTTTTTCTCTATCAACATAACGGTATTCTATTGCTTTAATCATATTTTAAATCTCTTGGAAAAAGAATTTTATTGGTTTTCCCTTTGCCTAAATCCGACCAACTTGTTACATCAAAAGAGATGGATACAAATCCGGCAGTGGGTACATTGTCTATAAAAATATCTCCAAATTTATTAACAAATTCTGTGATTGCCTCATTATGACCGAAAAGAATAACATTTTCATAACTATTATCACATGATTTAATTGCTTTTTCGAGTTTGGAAGCATCAAAAGTGTATAAATCGTCTTTAAAAAGTATACTTTCTATTGGCCATGATTGAATTTGAGCAAAGATAATTGCTGTTTCAGAGGCTCTTTTAGCAGTGCTACTCCAAATTAAATTTGCTTTTGGGAGAAAATTGGTAATATTTTGAGCTACCAAATGTGCATCACGAACACCTCGTTGTGCCAAAACTCTTTCTTTATCGTGAACAGGTGCATCCCAACTGGATTTTGCATGCCTGATTAAAATTAAATTTTTCATTATACTAAATTTAATGAGACTTCATTGAAAATTTCATTACAATTTAAGACTATTTTTTTTATAAAATACAACATATTCGAAACATTATTTCACAATATACTATAAGACATGATAATTGTTTTATAAATAACATTTGATTATTTATTTGTTATAAATCTAAAATTAAGTGTTTGAGTAACACATTTGTTTGAAATGAGTTATCAACAACGATTGTTAATAATATGATTTATAATTAATTTCTTACTATAATTATATTTTAACTCCTTTTATCGATAAAAAAACGCATTTTATCGATAAAATATTTTTTTTTATGAAAACAACTTTATACATTCGACGAGAATTTAAGAATAAATTAACGCATAAAGGTGTCCAAATTTATGAAAAACATAAGAAAAAAGAGAGGTTACTCGTCGATAAAAAACTCCACAAACTACATTTTGAGTGTTACTTATCGATTTTTTAGGTTAGTTACAGACGAAATGAACAAAAATTTCATATAGTATATAGATTAGCCGTCCGATAAATGAGTAAACTGTAAAAGTCTCTCAAATTTTATCTCCCAAATCAACCAAATAGTAAAATAAAAAAACTTAACCCAAAATGTCAAAAATCATGAATTCAAAATTTAAAATTAAAATTATGGGAAATCAAGCTAAAACCAAAAAAAGCAAAAGCTCTTTGGTATTGATTGTAATGATTTCATTACTTCTTCCCTTTTTAGGTTTTTCGCAAGATTTCAAAATTATTGAAGTTAACGAATATTTGAAAAGAGAATCAATGTCTGAATCAAGAAGCATTGCCAAAACAATTTCTGTGAAATCATTGATAAAGGATCTTCATCCGTCAATTTATGTAAACAATGGTTCGGTAAACACATACGGCAAACCTGCTAAAGTATTGTTTGTTGATGCAAAGTCAATTTCAAAGGTAAGAGACTTGAATTTAGACATGAGCCAAGTTGAATTAGTAACTATAAAAATCAATAAGAAAGAAGAACTTTCTACCCCGATTGATTTATCAATATTTTCAAACTATCCAACGATCAAAGTAATTTATCTAACAGTAAGTTTCGACTGTACGGTAGATATGCTCAATAATTTGATTAAAACCGATAAAACTGGATATACCATTTTATATTCAGTTGAAAAACCATCTTAACAGTATTTCTGTTCAGAACTTAATTTGTTAAAGAAATAACATGAAGAATATGTACTCAAATTTCAAACTAAACCTAAAATCAAATTATCTAATAACAATTTTAATAGTATTGTTAGGTAATTCATTTTACGTAAATGCTCAGGTGAGAGTTCCTTTTACACAAAGAACATCGATTTACACACCTCAAAAGACTGTTTACAATGTGAAAGGTGATTTTACCATGATTGGTAATTCCAACCTTACACTTGTAGATTATGCAGATGATGGATCTAATGCGAATAACATGCGTTATATTGACATTGATGGAGATTCTAATACATGGAACTCCTCATCATCCAACTTAACTTTATCTACAGAGAATGGAGCTAATCCGGAATGTTCAACAATTGTTTATGCTGGTTTATATTGGACAGGTAGAGCATCGGACGCTTCTACTAGCCCGAATATTTTTACTGTTACTAGAAATGTTCCTGGCGGCACTCAAACAATTAATCAAAATTCTACTGTAGGTCATAGTCAAGCAATTGCTAATACAACTTATACCTTAAATATTAGTAGAGATAATCCATCAAACAATAACAGAAGTCCTATCTATACTTTTTCAAGTGGTGGTAACAGTTATGTGTTTAGGTTTACAAATAATACCGGAGCAAATAGAGTAACTCTATCTGTAAATGGTGGAACTGCTGTTAATGTTCCTGTAAGTTATACTACTTCCGGTTCAACTGGAACTGCTACTTTAACCACTCCTTATGTAATTGCAAACGGAACTGTTAACTTAACTATAAACAGTTTAGTGAGAAGTACTGCTACAAACCTAAGTACAGGTGACACACAGACTACATCTTTTGCAAATGTAAATGTAGCTGGTACAATTATAGGAACAATCACCGAATCTAAAACTTTTGATAAAAGAAAAATTTCTATCAAAGGTCCTAGCTCAGCTGCTTATACTCAATTAACAGCGGATGATGATGATATTTATTATCCAGTATCAACTGATGGTTTTATGTATTCGGGTTACATTGAAGTAACAGATTATGTAAGAAATAATGGTCTTGGAGCCTACACAGTTGCTGATGTTGCCTTAATTGAAGGTAATGGTGGCGGAACCGGATACTACGGTGGTTGGGGAATGGTAGTTGTATATGAAAATGACAACATGAAATGGAGAGATGTTACTATTTTTGATGGTCACTCTTATGTTGCCGGAAGTGTTACTGCTGATTTTGAAATTCCAGTTTCAGGATTCAATACAGTTCAAGCAGGTCCTGTTAATATGAAATTAGGTATGATGGCAGGAGAGGGTGATCGTGCTATTGCTGGTGATTATTTTCAAATCAGAAATCATACAAATTCAAGCTGGGTAACTTTGAATCATGGGGCGAACGCAACAAATAACTTCTTTAATTCATCGATTTACACAGGTGGAAACACACGCAATCCAAACTTGTTGAATAATACAGGTTTAGACATTAGCATGTTTGATATACCTAATGCAAACAATAGTGTAATCACAAATAATCAAACATCTACTCGCTTTAGATATGGAACAACGCAAGATACGTTTGTAATCTTCAACATCACCATGTCTGTAGATGCCTACATTCCTGAAACGGAAGGAATTTTATCAACTATAAGTTTAAACAACGTTCCTGCTGCTCCAGTTGGTCCTTACACAATCCAACCAGGTCAGGAAATTGAATATGGTTTAAACATAAAAAATCTTGGCACAGAAGCCGTAAACAATTATAAAATAGTTTTACCGATACCTTTTACAGCAACTTATGTTCCTGGAAGTTTATCAAGTTCTATTTTCTTTACACCAAATCCTACACCAAACAATTTATACTTCGATCCTGCTTTAGGTGCTACAGGTTCTATTGTATGGGATTTTGGAACGCTTCCCCTTCCTGCTGATCCACAAACGTTATTGGCTTCATTACGTTTTAGATTAAAAGCCACAGAAAATTGTGCAATTTTATCTAATCCGGAATGTTTGAATAATATAGTTTTAAACGGATTTTCTAGTGGACAAGGTGCAATTACTTCTACTTCATTTAAAGATAAAGGCTTTATTTTAGGATATGATAATTCAAATGCTGGTTGTTTAGGACAACCTATTCCTCAGCCATTATCTGTTAATATTAATGCTGATAATTATGTAACCGATAATTGTGAAGATGTTCCTCTAATCAGAAACTTTACTTTTTGTGATGTTACTGGTCCTATACCGGCTTCGCAATTAGCTTCTGCTTTCCCTCCGGGAACTAAATTTTATACAACATACCCGGTTACAACTCCCG
Coding sequences within it:
- a CDS encoding SixA phosphatase family protein, encoding MKNLILIRHAKSSWDAPVHDKERVLAQRGVRDAHLVAQNITNFLPKANLIWSSTAKRASETAIIFAQIQSWPIESILFKDDLYTFDASKLEKAIKSCDNSYENVILFGHNEAITEFVNKFGDIFIDNVPTAGFVSISFDVTSWSDLGKGKTNKILFPRDLKYD